One window of Methanobacterium alkalithermotolerans genomic DNA carries:
- a CDS encoding DUF2109 domain-containing protein, with translation MLIEIVGIIVVLMALRALIAQDRSERLLYLNAMSFGISALMALYIRTPFGAIIAITFFVSSTITSNAIAYSLSRVKEEILLDD, from the coding sequence ATGTTAATAGAGATAGTAGGCATTATAGTAGTTTTAATGGCCTTAAGGGCACTAATCGCTCAGGACCGGTCGGAGAGACTACTTTATCTCAATGCCATGAGTTTTGGCATATCTGCCCTCATGGCTCTGTATATCAGAACACCCTTTGGAGCCATAATTGCCATAACCTTCTTTGTATCTTCTACTATAACCTCCAATGCCATTGCCTATTCCTTAAGTAGGGTTAAAGAAGAAATACTTCTGGATGATTGA
- the ehaA gene encoding energy-converting NiFe hydrogenase A subunit EhaA, translating into MISYLITLVSALVVALLLKLPLLPEGPMRDSWTISAVFPTSVIALGLLAIFLQLNVTGFYNGWDVAVIVGVFSAFFSRYLLEDVFPKFDMEESYE; encoded by the coding sequence TTGATAAGCTATTTAATAACTTTGGTATCGGCACTGGTTGTTGCCTTACTATTGAAACTTCCACTATTGCCTGAGGGACCAATGAGAGATTCATGGACAATCAGTGCAGTATTCCCTACCTCGGTTATTGCCCTGGGATTATTAGCAATATTCTTACAGCTAAATGTCACCGGGTTTTATAATGGATGGGATGTGGCCGTTATAGTGGGTGTATTTAGTGCATTTTTTTCCCGATATCTTTTAGAAGATGTTTTCCCCAAATTTGATATGGAGGAATCATATGAATGA
- a CDS encoding DUF1616 domain-containing protein: MESTKNQEYNSLRHDIYLLIVSLICIAILNITLFQETLIGIISGLLLVFFLPGYAASHLFFYKKEDLNPLHRIIISPLISIFLVAFWGLIINYTPFGSLSISYEILSVVLVVVLLTVKIILNFRIKRQEVSPPAGDETQEDKTKKLREAALNAANRKKDSLHASKKSPSPKKVEITRIKESSRDLLILLLITLSGGLVIYFIGDSLIRIPFALGLAFFLPGYALLSLLKLSYREKKWFIRIITAVGLSFSITLIGGAILNLLNYEMSSQNILLILMFISLITTFLAYIRRYIHHQRLLKSIKPPSKIFTPTKSTMRIYKPESQLPAEKKSPVSKKLQSMVRSSSPKDIPEKEDGASDAPLSEKSSFNTSSDEVNKFKGLAYFLKSPGGLVILLTILGVLFAFMPFNLISVNNQNLLRIIFTIPLVLFLPGYAILKGISSPQETKRSVKRKIVIFVFSVILSILLALGLGMVLAPFLEQGAVCIILLAFISLSGVGIYYFRKRRLSVLPAEKEVPEIDSNEDDDDEEFAYYDETEVEDLEEPEPEPEPEPEPEPYKETPLAADDSIIETLPEILFSDEDNEELEEELTPEEMEMANKLLLKYQGKDLKPIKPHKKEKLEKYPADKKMEEKLIKAFSASIEDEDKKPPEKSGFLSKTSDLLIVFAITLLTISSIFLPYLNDSPLRTILGLLFVLLIPGYVLVSALFPRKKDLDGIERPALSFGLSLAVSPLIGLSLNYTPWGIRLTPIVISLTLFTLIIGLVAILRRVRLSPEEVFQPQILKHFHSLKNSFQSESRLDKILSVVLIISLLVAVSMTVYIVVAPQEGEKFTEFYILGPDGKASDYPTNLTVGQTGELIIGVVNREYANVTYVLEVKLDGVLISEKTINLANNEKWEEDFSFVANTSGENRKLEFLLYKLPDRSEPYRSLHLWVTVTGAQVNEIAPTNITD; this comes from the coding sequence ATGGAATCAACTAAAAACCAGGAATATAACTCCCTTCGCCATGATATATACCTTTTAATAGTCAGCCTGATTTGTATCGCTATTTTAAATATTACTTTATTTCAAGAAACTCTTATAGGCATTATTTCGGGATTACTGCTGGTATTTTTCCTCCCGGGATATGCTGCTTCCCACTTATTTTTCTATAAAAAAGAGGATTTAAACCCTTTACACCGGATTATCATCTCACCCTTAATCAGTATATTCCTGGTGGCATTCTGGGGATTGATTATCAATTACACTCCCTTCGGCTCTTTAAGTATTTCTTATGAAATTCTTTCCGTAGTCCTGGTGGTAGTGCTATTAACAGTTAAAATTATCTTAAACTTTAGGATTAAAAGGCAGGAAGTATCCCCTCCTGCCGGGGATGAAACCCAGGAAGATAAAACTAAAAAATTAAGGGAAGCTGCACTTAATGCTGCTAATAGGAAAAAAGATAGCTTACATGCATCTAAAAAATCCCCCTCTCCAAAAAAAGTGGAAATCACCCGTATAAAAGAATCATCCCGGGATCTTTTAATTTTGCTGCTTATCACCCTTAGTGGTGGATTAGTAATTTATTTTATAGGAGATAGCCTGATTAGAATACCCTTTGCACTGGGACTGGCCTTCTTCCTGCCGGGTTATGCCTTATTATCCCTTTTAAAATTATCTTACCGGGAAAAGAAATGGTTTATAAGAATAATCACTGCAGTGGGATTGAGTTTTAGTATCACCCTGATAGGGGGAGCTATTTTAAATTTATTAAATTATGAAATGTCCTCCCAGAACATCCTGCTTATTTTAATGTTTATTTCTTTAATAACAACGTTTTTAGCATATATCCGAAGATATATCCATCATCAGAGACTTTTAAAATCTATTAAACCACCGTCTAAAATTTTCACTCCCACAAAAAGCACCATGCGAATTTATAAGCCAGAATCCCAACTCCCTGCTGAAAAAAAATCACCGGTTTCTAAAAAACTTCAGTCTATGGTAAGAAGCTCCTCACCAAAGGATATTCCTGAAAAAGAGGATGGTGCTTCAGATGCACCTTTAAGTGAAAAGTCATCTTTTAACACATCTTCTGATGAAGTTAATAAATTTAAGGGTTTAGCTTACTTTTTAAAGTCCCCGGGAGGATTGGTAATCCTATTGACTATTCTGGGGGTTTTATTTGCATTTATGCCCTTTAATTTAATATCAGTTAATAATCAGAATCTGCTTCGAATAATTTTCACCATACCCCTGGTGTTGTTTTTGCCCGGATATGCTATTTTAAAAGGAATTTCATCCCCGCAGGAGACTAAGAGAAGTGTTAAAAGAAAAATAGTTATATTTGTCTTTAGTGTGATTTTGAGTATATTACTGGCCCTGGGATTAGGAATGGTACTTGCACCTTTCCTGGAACAGGGCGCAGTATGTATAATATTACTGGCTTTTATTTCTCTATCCGGAGTGGGAATATATTACTTTAGAAAAAGAAGGTTGAGTGTACTTCCCGCTGAAAAAGAAGTCCCTGAAATTGATTCAAATGAAGATGATGACGATGAGGAATTTGCATACTATGATGAAACTGAAGTAGAAGATTTAGAAGAACCAGAACCAGAACCAGAACCAGAACCAGAACCAGAACCTTATAAGGAGACTCCACTAGCAGCTGATGATTCAATTATAGAAACCCTGCCAGAAATATTATTTTCAGATGAGGACAATGAGGAACTGGAAGAAGAGTTAACTCCAGAAGAAATGGAAATGGCCAATAAATTGTTATTAAAATATCAGGGAAAGGATTTAAAACCTATAAAACCCCATAAAAAGGAAAAATTGGAAAAATATCCCGCTGATAAAAAAATGGAGGAAAAACTGATAAAAGCATTTTCGGCATCTATTGAAGATGAAGATAAAAAACCACCGGAAAAATCAGGATTTTTAAGTAAAACCAGCGATCTTTTAATAGTATTTGCTATTACCCTGCTTACCATCTCTAGCATTTTCTTACCCTATTTAAATGATAGTCCTCTGCGAACTATTTTAGGACTATTATTCGTACTATTAATTCCAGGCTATGTTCTGGTAAGTGCCCTTTTCCCTCGAAAAAAGGATTTAGATGGTATTGAAAGACCCGCCCTTAGTTTTGGTTTAAGTCTAGCAGTATCACCCCTTATCGGGCTTTCTCTTAATTACACTCCCTGGGGGATTCGCCTGACCCCTATAGTAATATCTCTCACATTATTTACTCTGATAATAGGATTAGTGGCCATTTTAAGGAGGGTTCGTTTAAGTCCTGAAGAGGTTTTTCAGCCCCAAATTTTAAAGCACTTCCATTCTTTGAAAAATTCTTTCCAAAGTGAATCCCGATTAGATAAAATACTCTCGGTGGTGCTTATTATCAGTCTCCTGGTGGCAGTTTCCATGACAGTTTATATTGTGGTGGCCCCTCAAGAAGGAGAAAAATTCACGGAATTCTATATACTGGGACCAGATGGTAAAGCCAGTGATTACCCCACCAATTTAACTGTCGGGCAAACCGGTGAACTGATTATAGGTGTGGTTAACCGGGAGTATGCCAATGTGACCTATGTCCTGGAGGTTAAACTGGATGGAGTACTTATTAGTGAAAAAACCATAAATCTGGCTAATAATGAAAAGTGGGAAGAAGATTTCAGTTTCGTGGCCAATACTTCTGGAGAAAATCGTAAATTGGAATTCTTGCTATATAAATTACCAGACAGAAGCGAACCTTACCGGAGTTTGCATCTGTGGGTTACCGTTACCGGTGCACAGGTAAATGAGATAGCACCAACAAATATAACTGATTGA
- a CDS encoding flippase yields the protein MSTVRKLAKNTGWLMASQLITNFLAFFWTILIARYLGVDGFGLLSAALAATGILGIFADLGLGTYTTREVSRDPSQGPRLLGNIIIIKIILSTIIIGIILVSLMLLEYPLPEGWVYALIGGYAILSSFSTLFYGLYQAHEKMEYQAIGLIINSIMLFIGFIVSIYLQLSVVAFGAVYLITSFITMLYTLLITRWKFEAPAFEVNLSYWKKTILLALPFGVTSIFTLIYFWIDTVMLTALQGNAATGLYNASYKLIMVLLSIYHVYMIAIFPVMAKYYKKSPQSLKLTYQRSVKYILIIIIPVAIGTSFLARDIILLAYTSEFLPTVMALQILIWAVVFMFVNGLSTNLLGSVDKQLTVSKITAIGATFNILTNLIFIPYLSFIGASITTVSTEILMFILFGYIVSKTGYSLGEKTVPLLWKILIPNLIMVGVLVFVPVSLVPMVIICTVVYFTAIFLIGAMDETDINIIKTIFRKSD from the coding sequence ATGAGTACTGTACGTAAATTAGCAAAAAATACTGGATGGTTAATGGCCTCACAGCTTATAACCAATTTCCTGGCATTTTTCTGGACCATTCTGATTGCCCGTTATCTGGGAGTGGATGGTTTTGGTCTTTTATCAGCGGCACTGGCTGCCACTGGAATCCTTGGTATTTTTGCTGATCTGGGGCTGGGTACCTACACCACCCGTGAAGTATCCCGGGACCCGTCACAAGGACCTCGCTTACTGGGTAACATAATCATCATCAAAATAATCCTCTCCACCATCATCATAGGCATTATATTAGTTTCCCTGATGTTACTGGAATACCCCCTACCTGAAGGATGGGTATATGCCCTTATTGGAGGATATGCCATATTATCATCATTTTCCACTCTTTTTTATGGTTTGTATCAGGCCCATGAAAAAATGGAATACCAGGCCATAGGGCTGATAATAAATAGTATCATGCTTTTTATTGGATTTATAGTATCAATCTATCTCCAGCTTAGTGTGGTGGCCTTTGGTGCGGTTTACCTGATTACCAGTTTTATAACCATGTTATACACTCTTCTTATAACCAGGTGGAAATTCGAAGCCCCTGCTTTTGAGGTTAATCTATCCTACTGGAAAAAAACCATTCTATTGGCCCTGCCCTTTGGAGTGACTTCCATATTCACCCTGATCTATTTCTGGATAGATACGGTGATGCTAACTGCCCTGCAGGGAAATGCCGCTACCGGACTATATAATGCTTCCTACAAATTGATAATGGTCTTACTTTCCATCTATCATGTTTACATGATAGCCATATTCCCGGTTATGGCCAAGTATTATAAAAAATCACCCCAGTCCCTTAAATTAACCTACCAGAGATCGGTGAAATATATACTGATTATAATCATACCGGTAGCTATTGGAACCAGTTTTCTGGCCCGGGATATCATATTACTGGCTTATACCAGTGAGTTTCTACCAACAGTGATGGCCTTGCAGATACTAATCTGGGCAGTGGTATTCATGTTTGTTAATGGCCTATCCACCAATCTTTTAGGTTCAGTTGATAAACAGCTAACGGTATCCAAGATTACTGCCATAGGAGCTACCTTTAATATACTGACCAATTTGATTTTTATCCCTTATTTGAGTTTTATAGGGGCCAGTATCACCACAGTAAGTACTGAAATTTTAATGTTCATTCTCTTTGGTTACATTGTTTCCAAAACCGGTTATTCCCTGGGAGAAAAAACCGTGCCTCTTCTATGGAAAATATTGATTCCCAACCTGATTATGGTAGGAGTTCTGGTGTTTGTACCGGTTTCTCTTGTACCTATGGTGATTATCTGTACGGTGGTTTACTTTACCGCTATATTTTTAATAGGTGCGATGGATGAGACGGATATTAACATAATAAAAACCATTTTTAGAAAGTCAGATTGA
- a CDS encoding glycosyltransferase, with protein sequence MKILHVTPFFKPSWEAGGPPRSVYELARRQVKKGHHVTVFTTDGFKKRLDVEKNKPLDVEGIETYYFRNLSLYMAGALNFTLPYYLPLVARKKIKEFDIIHIHEHRTFLAMVAHHYAHKYHLPYLLQPRGSAPKVNKNKLKEIFDKIAGNDIVYHSCKILATSKMEQEQYKNYFPLLDMDKVELLPNGIDLDTYKVLPAEGQFRKEYGIKKEEMIILYLSRLYSTKGLDILIQSISEIIEDKPFIRLVIAGPDDHYQDKLEEMISQLKIEDRVLITGPLYGKKKDEAYCDADIFVLPSQTESFGNVVVEAMASFNPVVVTRTCGVSEWLNPDNSVVINYDKLELKRALLDLVNDNDKRIKMSQNARKRVMSTFNWDKIVDELDEIYQECL encoded by the coding sequence ATGAAAATTCTACATGTAACTCCCTTTTTTAAACCATCCTGGGAAGCAGGTGGTCCTCCCCGTTCAGTTTATGAACTGGCCCGGCGTCAGGTTAAAAAGGGACATCATGTTACGGTATTTACTACTGATGGTTTTAAAAAACGATTGGATGTGGAAAAAAACAAGCCCCTGGATGTGGAGGGTATAGAAACCTATTATTTCCGCAACCTGTCCCTTTACATGGCCGGAGCTTTAAATTTCACCCTGCCTTATTACCTGCCTCTGGTGGCCCGTAAAAAAATAAAGGAATTTGATATAATCCACATACATGAGCACCGTACTTTCTTAGCAATGGTGGCCCATCACTATGCCCATAAATATCACCTACCCTACCTCTTACAACCCCGGGGATCAGCACCAAAGGTAAATAAAAATAAGTTAAAAGAGATTTTTGATAAAATAGCTGGCAATGATATTGTATATCACTCCTGTAAAATCCTGGCCACCTCTAAAATGGAACAGGAGCAGTATAAAAATTACTTCCCCCTTCTGGATATGGATAAAGTGGAATTACTCCCTAATGGCATTGATCTTGATACTTATAAGGTACTTCCAGCTGAAGGCCAGTTTAGAAAGGAGTATGGTATAAAAAAAGAAGAAATGATTATCCTATACTTGAGCAGGCTCTATTCCACCAAGGGCCTGGATATCCTGATTCAATCTATTAGTGAAATAATAGAAGACAAACCATTTATCCGCCTGGTTATCGCCGGGCCTGATGATCATTACCAGGATAAACTGGAAGAAATGATATCCCAACTAAAAATAGAAGACCGGGTTCTTATAACTGGACCATTATATGGTAAAAAAAAGGATGAAGCTTATTGTGACGCTGATATATTTGTTTTACCCTCCCAAACAGAATCCTTTGGCAATGTGGTGGTGGAAGCCATGGCTTCTTTTAATCCGGTGGTGGTAACCCGTACCTGTGGGGTTTCAGAATGGCTAAACCCGGATAACAGTGTGGTTATAAACTATGACAAACTGGAATTAAAAAGAGCCTTACTGGATCTCGTTAATGATAATGATAAAAGGATTAAGATGTCCCAAAACGCCCGGAAAAGAGTGATGAGTACTTTTAATTGGGATAAAATAGTGGATGAACTGGATGAAATATACCAGGAATGTTTATAA
- a CDS encoding glycosyltransferase family 4 protein: protein MKILLVQESDWIERNPHQQHHLMDRLSARGHQIRVIDYGIDWRRKDKKREGFLVDRKVYHHVHKVNPQANIQVIRPSIIKIPVLDYLSIPYYHGKEIERQIKEFQPDVIIAFGLLNAYYAAKSAKKHNIPFIYYLIDVLYALIPEKIFQKLGKSLKKSTIKKSDLIITINQRLRELAVELGADEDKTLVIDAGIDLMEFDPERDASSLREQYNIKKEDTVLFFMGWIYHFAGIKELAREMGENKEKYPHLKLVVVGDGDAYDDLLRIQEEYSLQDQLILTGKQPYDRIPDFVAAADICLLPAYQDEEIMQDIVPIKIYEYMAMAKPVIVTRLPGISMEFGEGQGLQYIDHAGEVLPLAQKMKDNNLIKEEGHKARKFVETNDWEDITNRFEDTLEKMI, encoded by the coding sequence ATGAAAATACTGCTTGTACAGGAATCTGACTGGATAGAGCGCAATCCGCACCAACAACATCATCTAATGGATCGTTTATCCGCAAGGGGACATCAGATAAGGGTTATTGATTATGGTATTGACTGGAGAAGGAAAGATAAAAAAAGGGAAGGATTCCTGGTGGATCGAAAGGTGTATCACCATGTGCACAAGGTAAATCCCCAGGCCAATATACAGGTCATAAGACCGTCCATTATCAAAATACCAGTACTGGACTATTTATCCATACCTTACTACCATGGTAAAGAGATTGAAAGACAAATTAAAGAATTCCAGCCAGATGTGATAATTGCCTTTGGACTTTTAAATGCTTATTATGCTGCTAAATCTGCTAAAAAACATAATATACCGTTTATATATTATCTAATTGATGTTTTATATGCCCTCATACCGGAAAAAATCTTCCAGAAACTGGGTAAATCCCTTAAAAAAAGCACAATTAAAAAATCAGACCTGATTATCACCATTAACCAGCGCCTGAGAGAACTGGCAGTGGAACTGGGAGCAGATGAAGATAAAACCCTGGTTATTGATGCAGGTATTGATCTTATGGAATTTGATCCAGAACGTGATGCAAGCTCTTTAAGAGAACAGTATAATATTAAAAAAGAGGACACGGTTCTATTTTTCATGGGCTGGATATATCACTTTGCCGGAATTAAAGAACTGGCCAGGGAGATGGGGGAGAATAAGGAAAAATATCCCCATCTTAAACTGGTGGTGGTGGGAGATGGGGATGCCTATGATGACCTGCTACGGATCCAGGAAGAGTACAGCCTCCAGGATCAACTAATATTAACTGGAAAACAACCCTATGATCGCATACCTGATTTTGTGGCTGCTGCGGATATATGCCTTCTCCCGGCCTATCAGGATGAAGAAATCATGCAGGACATAGTTCCTATCAAGATATATGAGTACATGGCCATGGCCAAACCGGTGATTGTAACCCGCCTGCCAGGAATCAGCATGGAATTTGGAGAAGGACAGGGATTACAATACATTGACCATGCCGGGGAAGTACTACCTCTGGCTCAAAAAATGAAAGATAATAATCTGATTAAAGAAGAGGGCCATAAGGCCCGTAAATTCGTGGAAACCAATGACTGGGAAGACATCACCAACCGCTTTGAGGATACCCTGGAGAAAATGATATGA
- a CDS encoding NAD-dependent epimerase/dehydratase family protein, protein MVQFDEFQDKTVLVTGGAGCVGSNLTRRLGELEARVIILDNLSSAYEWNIPDSDNIEFVQGDIMDDAALKRVFKENPDYVFHLAAHFANQNSVDNPEKDLMVNGIGILKVLEYAQLIGVERFVYSSSGCGVYGLDSRMPFEEHDISISLHTPYQVTKLLGELYTNYFHNLYDLPIVNARFFNVFGPGEVPGKYRNVIPNFFYWAMTNQPLPITGDGSETRDWTYVEDIVNGLLSMGIRKEAIGEAINLGSAQDHQVIEMANLVNELTGNQEGIAYMARRNWDAKTKLLSSIEKAQKLLDYQPQVSFEEGLKKTHNWFVDNWEDIQRSAEF, encoded by the coding sequence ATGGTTCAATTTGATGAGTTTCAGGATAAAACAGTACTGGTTACTGGTGGAGCAGGATGTGTGGGTAGTAATCTCACTCGCCGTTTAGGAGAATTAGAAGCCCGGGTGATAATACTGGATAATCTCTCTTCTGCTTATGAGTGGAATATTCCAGATAGTGATAATATTGAGTTTGTTCAGGGCGATATCATGGATGATGCTGCCCTTAAAAGGGTTTTTAAGGAAAACCCGGATTACGTGTTCCACTTAGCAGCGCACTTTGCCAACCAGAACAGTGTGGATAACCCGGAAAAGGATTTGATGGTTAATGGTATAGGCATTCTGAAGGTCTTAGAGTACGCCCAGTTAATTGGAGTGGAACGTTTTGTGTACTCTTCATCAGGGTGCGGAGTATATGGACTGGATTCCAGGATGCCCTTTGAAGAACATGATATATCCATCAGTCTACATACTCCTTACCAGGTAACTAAACTTTTAGGGGAATTATACACCAATTATTTCCATAATCTTTACGACTTACCCATTGTTAATGCCCGTTTTTTCAATGTATTTGGACCCGGGGAGGTACCAGGTAAATACCGTAATGTGATACCCAACTTCTTTTACTGGGCCATGACCAACCAGCCTCTACCTATTACCGGGGACGGGTCAGAAACCCGGGACTGGACCTATGTGGAGGATATTGTAAATGGATTATTATCTATGGGAATAAGAAAAGAAGCCATAGGGGAAGCCATAAACCTGGGATCTGCCCAGGACCATCAGGTCATAGAAATGGCCAATCTGGTAAATGAACTCACCGGTAACCAGGAAGGCATAGCCTATATGGCCCGCCGTAACTGGGATGCTAAAACCAAATTATTATCCTCCATAGAAAAGGCCCAGAAACTGTTAGATTACCAGCCCCAGGTATCATTTGAAGAAGGCCTCAAAAAGACCCATAACTGGTTTGTGGATAACTGGGAAGATATCCAAAGAAGTGCCGAGTTTTAA